Below is a genomic region from Caulobacter rhizosphaerae.
ACATAGGTGCGCTCGACGCCGCGCAGGGCCAGGACGGGGCTACTCATAGCGAAGGGCCTCGACCGGATCGATTCGCGAGGCCCAGACGGCAGGCAGAAGGGCGGCCAATATGCTGAGGAGAGTCGTTATGGCGACGATCACCCCGACCTCCGTCCAGTCGATCTTGGCCGGGATGTGGGCCAGGAAGTAGATGTCGGCGCTGAACACCGCCGTGCCCGTCATCCATTCCACGAAGTTCTGGATGGCGGTGATGTTGGCGCAGAACAGCACGCCCAGCAGCAGGCCCAGCAAAGTGCCGGCCAAGCCGATCACGGCGCCGGCCATAACGAAAATCCGTAGGATCGCCCCCTGGCTGGCGCCCATGGTCCGCAGAATGGCGATGTCACGGCTCTTGTTCTTCACCAGCATGACCAGGGCCGAAATGATGTTGAGCGTGGCGAGAGCGACGACCGAGAACAGGATCAGCCGCATCACCTTGCGCTCGACCTGCAGGGCGTTGAAGTAGCTGGCGTTCTTGTCCATCCAGTCCTGGACGAAGGCCCCCGGGCCACTGGCCTGCTGGATGATCGGCTTGACCGCCTTGGCCTTGTCCGGATCGGCGATCTTGATCTCGACATAGTCGATCGAGGTGTCGCGGTTGAAGAACAGCTGGGCCTGGGGCAGCGCCATATAGACGAAGCTCTCGTCGAACTGGCTCATGCCGACGCTGAAGATCCCGCCGACCGTGTAGTCCTTCTCGCTGGTCGAGGTCCCGAAGGCCGTGGCGGGACCCGAGGGCGAGATCAGGGTGATGGCGTCGCCGACCGACAGGCCGAGGTTGCGGGCCATGCGGTCGCCGATCAGCACGATGTCGCCGCCGTCCTCCCCCTCGCCGAAGCCGGCCAGGGATCCGCGCTTGATGTTGGACGCAATCATCTTCATGCCGCGCAGGTCGGCCGGCGTGACCCCGCGCACGATGGCGCCGGACACCTGGCTGGGGCCGATGACCATCGCCTGGGCCTCGACCATCGGCGCGGCCTGGGTCACGCCACGCACAGCCTTGATGCGGGTGATGACGCCGTCGCGGTCGGGTCCGTTCAGCAGCGGGCCCTGGGCGTAGACGTGGCCGTTGAAGCCCAGCAGCCGCCCCAGCAGCTCGGCGCGGAAGCCGTTCATCACGCTCATCACCGTGATCAACACGAAGACCGCCAGCATCACCGCCGAGAACGAGATGATGGTGATCACCGCCGCGCCGCCGTTCTTGCGCTTGTTGCGCAGGTACCGCCAGGCGACGGTGCGCTCCCAGGTTCCGAACGGACCCGCGCCGAGGGCCATCAGGCGGCCTTGGCGCTGAGTTGGGCCAGGATCGCGTCGAGCGAGGCGCTGTGGCGCTCGCCGGTCTTGCGGTTCTTCAGTTCGACCACGCCCTCGGCGATCCCCTTGGGACCGACGATCAGCTGCCAGGGCACGCCGATCAGGTCCATGGTCGCGAACTTGGCGCCGCCGCGGGCGTCGGTGTCGTCATAGAGCGGGTCGCGGCCGGCGGCCTTCAGCGCCTGGTAGGCGGTCTCGCAGGCTTCGTCGCAGCCGGCGTCGCCCTGGCGCATGTTGATGATCCCCACGCCGAACGGGGCGACCGACTCGGGCCAGATGATGCCGCCCTCGTCGTGGCTGGCCTCGATGATCGCGCCCAGCAGGCGCGAGACGCCGACGCCGTAGCTGCCCATCTGCACCGGCACGTCCTTGCCGTCCGGCCCGGTGACCAGGGCCTTCATCGGCTCGGAATACTTGGCGCCGAACGAGAAGATATGGCCCACCTCGATGCCGCGCGCCGACAGGCGGTCGCCCTCGGGGATGGCGTCGAAGGCCGCCTCGTCGTGCATTTCCTCGGTGGCGGCGTACAGCGCCGTGCGCTGGTTCACCAGCGGCTGCAGGTCGCCGTACCAGTCGACGTCCGGGCCGGGCGCGGCCATCTCGACCAGGTCCTTGTGGCAGAAGACGGCGCTTTCGCCGGTGTCGGCCAGGACGATGAATTCGTGGGAAAGGTCGCCGCCGATCGGGCCGGTGTCGGCGCGCATCGGCACGGCCTTCAGGCCCATGCGCGAGAACAGGTTCAGATAGGCCACGAACATGCGGTTATAGGCCTTGCGCGCGCCCTCGGCGTCGAGGTCGAAGCTGTAGGCGTCCTTCATCAGGAACTCGCGGCCGCGCATCACGCCAAAGCGCGGGCGGCGCTCGTCGCGGAACTTCCACTGCACGTGGTAGAGGTTCTTGGGAACGTCCTTGTAGCTCTTCACATAGGCCCGGAAGATCTCGGTGATCATTTCCTCGTTGGTGGGTCCGTACAGCAGCTCGCGCTCGTGGCGGTCGACGATGCGCAGCATCTCCGGGCCATAGGCGTCGTAGCGACCCGACTCGCGCCACAGGTCGGCCAGTTGCAGGGTGGGCATCAACAGCTCGATGGCCCCGGCCCGGTCCATCTCCTCGCGGACGATCTGCTCGACCTTGTTGAGCACCTTCAGGCCCAGCGGCAGCCAGGCGTAGATGCCCGCCGCCTCCTGGCGGATCATGCCCGCGCGCAGCATCAGCTGGTGCGAGACGATCTGGGCGTCCGAGGGAGCTTCTTTCAGAACGGGCAGGAAATAGCGCGACAGGCGCATGGACGAGACGTCTCCGGGGGATTCAAGGCGTTGAGATAGCCGCTTGGGCCTCAGCTTGGCAACGCGCGCGGCGAAAAGATGGCTCCCAGGCGTCCAGAAACGAAAAGAGGGCCGCGCGGTGTTCGCGCGGCCCTTCAAGTCATCGTCGGGGAAGACGCCACAGAGCAAGGTCGGAAAAGCCGGCCTCGTGAGTCTGAGACTAACCCCCGAACAGTTGTTCGGGGCGCCCGATTGCGTTTGGCCTGACCACTTGGAGAACTTCGCCCACGAAATGGGCGAACGCCGGCAAATCCATCGCTCTGCGCCCAAGGCTTGGGCGCCATTCCTGGGATTAATAGGTGGCCGGCAGCGCCGGCAGGTCGATCAGATGGAAATGGATGGTCAGCAGCAGTCCGGCCATCACCAGGGCCGAGACCCAGGTGGTGGTGAAGAACTTGCGCTTCAGGTTCGGATTGACCGGCGCCCCCGGATCCGCGCCGGGCGGCGGCTCGATCCCCATCTCCTTGAAGGTGCGGTTGCCCAGCGGCAGCACGGCGAAC
It encodes:
- a CDS encoding lipoprotein-releasing ABC transporter permease subunit translates to MALGAGPFGTWERTVAWRYLRNKRKNGGAAVITIISFSAVMLAVFVLITVMSVMNGFRAELLGRLLGFNGHVYAQGPLLNGPDRDGVITRIKAVRGVTQAAPMVEAQAMVIGPSQVSGAIVRGVTPADLRGMKMIASNIKRGSLAGFGEGEDGGDIVLIGDRMARNLGLSVGDAITLISPSGPATAFGTSTSEKDYTVGGIFSVGMSQFDESFVYMALPQAQLFFNRDTSIDYVEIKIADPDKAKAVKPIIQQASGPGAFVQDWMDKNASYFNALQVERKVMRLILFSVVALATLNIISALVMLVKNKSRDIAILRTMGASQGAILRIFVMAGAVIGLAGTLLGLLLGVLFCANITAIQNFVEWMTGTAVFSADIYFLAHIPAKIDWTEVGVIVAITTLLSILAALLPAVWASRIDPVEALRYE
- the proS gene encoding proline--tRNA ligase; the encoded protein is MRLSRYFLPVLKEAPSDAQIVSHQLMLRAGMIRQEAAGIYAWLPLGLKVLNKVEQIVREEMDRAGAIELLMPTLQLADLWRESGRYDAYGPEMLRIVDRHERELLYGPTNEEMITEIFRAYVKSYKDVPKNLYHVQWKFRDERRPRFGVMRGREFLMKDAYSFDLDAEGARKAYNRMFVAYLNLFSRMGLKAVPMRADTGPIGGDLSHEFIVLADTGESAVFCHKDLVEMAAPGPDVDWYGDLQPLVNQRTALYAATEEMHDEAAFDAIPEGDRLSARGIEVGHIFSFGAKYSEPMKALVTGPDGKDVPVQMGSYGVGVSRLLGAIIEASHDEGGIIWPESVAPFGVGIINMRQGDAGCDEACETAYQALKAAGRDPLYDDTDARGGAKFATMDLIGVPWQLIVGPKGIAEGVVELKNRKTGERHSASLDAILAQLSAKAA
- a CDS encoding DUF1467 family protein; its protein translation is MGPVTCIAVYLTIWWTTLFAVLPLGNRTFKEMGIEPPPGADPGAPVNPNLKRKFFTTTWVSALVMAGLLLTIHFHLIDLPALPATY